TCGGGATCGTGGCCGTCGGCGACGAGCCCGAGCACGTCCCACTCGGTCACGATGCCGACCGGTTCCGCGCCGCGAACCACCAGCGCACAGCTCGTTCGCTCTTCCCGCATGAGTCGAACGACGCCGCGGACTGAGTCCGACTCGCTGACGCCGACGTAGTCGGTCGTCAAGACGTCTCTGACTGATAGTTCCGATTCCATGTGTGAATGAATCCCACGAACGGGCTAAAAGCTACCTCCGTCACACTTAAGCGAACCGGCGGCGAAGTCTACCAATTCCGGTGGTTAGGACGTTTCCCACTCGAGTTCGACCCGGGTGCCGTCCGCCCGGCAGGTTTCGAGGGCGTGTTTCGCCTCGAAGCCCGCCTCGTGGGCGCTGGCTCCGCGGCCGACGCCGACCTGCATCTCCACGTCGACGGCCTCCGCGACGTGGGAAACCGCTTCCTCGTAGTCGGCCTCCTCGAGGTCGGGACAGACGACGATGACGTTGTCGCCGCCGACGAAAAACGAGAGGCTGTCGTGGGTGTACCGCATGTGTCGCATGAGTTCGGCGTAGCCCTGTTCGATCTCGATGAAGGTGTCGAACGCGTTGAGTTCGTCCGTGTAGTTGCCGGTCGCGTTGACGACGTCGAAGTGAGCGATCTGGACGTCGTCGTCGGTTCGGTGCGGGTCGTCGATGACCCGGCCCTCGAGACACTCGCGGCGGTCCTTGTCCTGTGCGCTGCCGGCGTCTTGGAGGCGTTCGGTCGCGTCCGAGAGGGCCTGAACGGGGCTCGTGCCGGTCGCAACGCCGAGGCTGAGCGTCACGGGATAGCGGTTCCCGACCGACTCCTGGAGGAGAGCGTGATCCTCGAGCGAGCAGCCGTTCGTGACCGCGATCATGTTGTCGAACCGGGTGAAGAAGACGTACCCGCCGCGGTTGCCGACGAACTGCGAAATATCCGCGAACAGACGGGACTGCATGGTCTGCAGGTCGGCTTCCCGCCGTGGCTCCGGCGTCACTGTCCACGGCCCGTAGTTGTCGATCTGAACGAGCGTAACCTGCGTGTTAGTCACGGTGGCCGACTCTTTCGAACGCCGTCGTATAAGTGATACGTAATCCAGATTCGTGATGGGGCCGGAGAGCGGGGCTCAGGCGTGTTTCTTTTCGGGATTTTTGCCCTTCGGGTGGTACACCCAAAAGTCACCCTCGCGCATCGCCGCGCCCACGGCCTTGTGCATGTCGAGCATCGTCTCGAACTCCTCCGGCTCGACGTACTCGAAGATCTCGCTGAGCGGCACGACCGTCTTGTAGTTGATCCGGATCGGGTAGTCGCCGTACTCCTCGACGAATTCGTCGCGAACCATCGGGAAGTCCTCCTCCTCGTCGACCTTGTCCGCGATGATCCGCATGTCGAACTTGCGCATGCCCTCGCTGCCCTCCTCGCCGTCGGGATCGACCGGCCAATCGGTACTCATACTCAAACGTGTGTAGGGGTCCCGCAAAAGGATTACTCCTCACCGGCGTCAGCTCGTCACCGGTCGATCAGGTCGATCCCAGTGATATCGAACCGCGCACCGCCGCGTTCCCCCTTCTGGACGGTCACCGTCCACCCGTGTGCGCCGGCGATCTGTTCGACGATCGCGAGTCCGAGACCGGTCCCGCCGCCGTCGCCCGAGTAGCCGCTCTCGAATACTGTTTCGCGTTCGGCAGGCGAGATACCGGGACCGTCGTCCGCGACGAAAACGCCACCGCCGTCCGCGTCAGCGCAGTCGCCGACCGTGAGCGTGACCTCGGGGCCGCCGTGCTCGATGGCGTTACGGATCAGGTTCTCGAGGAGTTGCGTCAGCCGAGGGCGATCGGCTCGAACGACGGCGTCCGTCTCGATCCGGAGCGTCGCGTTGGCCGTCTCGACGTGTTGCCAACACCCCTCGACGAGCGGCGCGAGCTCGATCGGTTCGA
This portion of the Natrinema salinisoli genome encodes:
- a CDS encoding GTP cyclohydrolase III — protein: MTNTQVTLVQIDNYGPWTVTPEPRREADLQTMQSRLFADISQFVGNRGGYVFFTRFDNMIAVTNGCSLEDHALLQESVGNRYPVTLSLGVATGTSPVQALSDATERLQDAGSAQDKDRRECLEGRVIDDPHRTDDDVQIAHFDVVNATGNYTDELNAFDTFIEIEQGYAELMRHMRYTHDSLSFFVGGDNVIVVCPDLEEADYEEAVSHVAEAVDVEMQVGVGRGASAHEAGFEAKHALETCRADGTRVELEWETS
- a CDS encoding DUF5785 family protein; this encodes MSTDWPVDPDGEEGSEGMRKFDMRIIADKVDEEEDFPMVRDEFVEEYGDYPIRINYKTVVPLSEIFEYVEPEEFETMLDMHKAVGAAMREGDFWVYHPKGKNPEKKHA